The following are encoded together in the Bacillus sp. V2I10 genome:
- a CDS encoding mechanosensitive ion channel family protein has product MIEKYMTTESLIEIAVSIGIFVLFMVLRKLFTKYVFKMILKFSNKTPTDIFRNVLVAYEKPLRMFFILIGLYLAILYSPFLDNQRDVLSQFYRSSIVLTLAWGLYNLTASSSLLFDKVNRRFDLEMDDILGPFLSKVMRFLILALTFSIIAQEFKYDVNGFVAGLGLGGLAFALAAKETIGNFFGGIIIITEKPFTLGDWIKTPSVEGVVEDISFRSTRIRTFPQALVTVPNSTLANEPITNWTKMGKRQIQFTIGVTYDTTESQLKTCVKRIEHMLSEHDGIHDDTINVIFNAFGESSLDIFLNFFTKTTAYADHLSVKQDINYKIMAILEEEGVGFAFPSRTIYVEGAKQDAFEKTKQYS; this is encoded by the coding sequence ATGATTGAAAAATATATGACAACGGAAAGTTTAATTGAAATTGCTGTAAGCATAGGGATTTTCGTGCTGTTTATGGTCCTTCGAAAACTTTTTACGAAATACGTATTCAAAATGATTTTGAAGTTCAGCAACAAAACACCGACTGATATTTTCAGGAATGTCCTGGTTGCCTATGAAAAACCGCTGCGCATGTTTTTTATCCTGATCGGTTTATATTTGGCCATTCTGTATTCGCCTTTTTTAGATAACCAAAGGGACGTTCTTAGTCAATTTTATCGTTCTTCCATTGTGCTGACGCTTGCATGGGGTCTTTACAATCTAACGGCATCTTCCTCGCTTTTATTTGACAAAGTGAATCGCCGTTTTGATCTTGAGATGGATGATATTCTTGGCCCCTTTTTATCCAAGGTTATGCGATTTCTTATTCTTGCGCTGACTTTCAGCATCATTGCTCAGGAATTTAAATATGATGTAAATGGTTTTGTGGCAGGGCTCGGACTTGGAGGCCTTGCATTTGCCCTTGCAGCGAAAGAAACGATCGGCAACTTTTTTGGCGGAATTATTATCATTACAGAAAAGCCGTTTACGCTAGGCGACTGGATTAAGACGCCAAGCGTTGAAGGGGTTGTAGAGGATATCTCATTCAGAAGCACGAGAATCCGGACATTTCCTCAGGCGCTTGTAACCGTGCCAAACTCCACTCTTGCCAATGAACCCATTACAAACTGGACGAAAATGGGGAAAAGGCAAATCCAATTTACTATTGGAGTGACATATGACACAACAGAATCTCAGCTTAAAACATGCGTGAAGAGAATTGAACATATGCTGTCTGAGCACGATGGGATTCATGATGACACAATCAATGTCATCTTTAATGCTTTTGGAGAAAGCAGCCTTGATATTTTCTTAAACTTCTTCACGAAAACAACGGCCTATGCAGATCATTTAAGTGTGAAGCAGGATATTAATTATAAGATCATGGCGATCCTTGAAGAAGAGGGCGTAGGTTTTGCATTCCCAAGCCGCACCATTTATGTGGAAGGCGCTAAGCAGGATGCATTTGAAAAAACAAAGCAGTACAGCTAG
- a CDS encoding YhdX family protein, whose product MGKGRIRVEESIKVQTDEEIYEATLIEKAEEEEVKQ is encoded by the coding sequence ATGGGTAAAGGAAGAATTCGTGTGGAAGAAAGTATTAAAGTGCAGACGGATGAAGAAATATACGAAGCAACTTTAATTGAAAAAGCGGAAGAGGAAGAAGTTAAACAGTAA
- the dat gene encoding D-amino-acid transaminase, with amino-acid sequence MYILLNGEFKQKNEVSIDFEDRGYQFGDGVYEVIRVYNGSFFAMKEHMERFVRSAKEIKIVLQNTAEELTVMLNELLRKNQVQNGAVYMQITRGVTGRKHLFPGQDVKPQIVAYPIPCSKPAAEQEKGIKLHLMEDVRWLRCDIKSLNLLGNVLAKQEAFENGAYEALLHRGEHITEGSSSNFYGIRNGVIYTHPANNLILNGITRMKVVELCEKNGLTLIEEMIEADDLVNLDEAFITSTTSEVIPVTEINSLKVGEGVPGPVTRELQRLFEEMIIG; translated from the coding sequence ATGTACATACTTTTAAACGGTGAATTTAAACAGAAAAACGAAGTATCTATTGATTTTGAGGATAGAGGATATCAATTCGGGGATGGTGTGTACGAGGTTATCAGAGTATATAATGGCTCATTTTTTGCGATGAAAGAGCACATGGAGCGATTTGTAAGAAGTGCAAAAGAGATTAAAATTGTGCTGCAGAATACAGCAGAGGAATTAACGGTGATGCTTAATGAGCTGCTTCGGAAAAATCAAGTGCAGAATGGTGCGGTCTATATGCAAATTACACGGGGCGTAACAGGGAGGAAGCACCTTTTTCCCGGGCAAGACGTTAAGCCTCAAATTGTGGCCTATCCAATTCCCTGTTCAAAACCTGCAGCAGAGCAGGAAAAAGGAATTAAATTGCATTTGATGGAGGATGTCCGCTGGCTACGATGTGACATTAAAAGTTTGAATTTGCTTGGGAATGTCCTTGCCAAGCAGGAAGCTTTTGAAAATGGGGCATATGAGGCTCTGCTGCACAGGGGCGAGCATATAACAGAAGGCTCTTCATCCAATTTTTACGGAATAAGGAACGGTGTGATTTATACTCATCCTGCTAATAACTTGATTTTAAATGGCATCACACGAATGAAGGTCGTTGAGCTGTGTGAAAAAAATGGTTTAACGCTAATCGAAGAAATGATCGAAGCAGATGATCTTGTAAATCTTGATGAAGCGTTTATTACATCAACAACCAGTGAAGTCATCCCTGTAACGGAGATTAACTCCCTGAAAGTTGGGGAAGGGGTGCCAGGTCCTGTTACGAGAGAACTTCAGAGGCTGTTTGAAGAAATGATCATTGGATAA
- a CDS encoding OsmC family protein yields MPEHSFHLKAHWPGLRNDVGEIESGNLKTQVSIPPEMEGPGVGTNPDEMLLGAAATCYIITLAAMMERSRLDKEDLTMTSEGMVDVTKGVITYKKIIHRPVIVLKSTATVNDEELARKLAERAESSCMISRAIKGNVEMGLEVSIIKKAVTS; encoded by the coding sequence ATGCCGGAACATTCTTTTCATTTAAAAGCACATTGGCCTGGCCTTAGAAACGACGTCGGAGAAATCGAAAGCGGGAATTTAAAGACACAGGTGTCGATTCCGCCGGAGATGGAAGGTCCTGGTGTTGGAACAAACCCTGACGAAATGCTCCTTGGAGCTGCTGCAACCTGCTATATCATCACACTTGCAGCTATGATGGAGCGCAGTCGATTGGACAAAGAAGACCTTACCATGACATCAGAGGGAATGGTCGATGTAACTAAAGGTGTGATTACGTATAAAAAAATCATTCATCGGCCTGTCATTGTGTTAAAAAGCACAGCAACTGTCAATGATGAAGAGCTTGCAAGAAAGCTTGCAGAGCGGGCAGAGAGCTCCTGTATGATCAGCCGTGCGATTAAAGGCAACGTTGAAATGGGTCTTGAAGTGAGCATTATTAAAAAAGCAGTCACCTCCTAG
- the proC gene encoding pyrroline-5-carboxylate reductase, with protein sequence MIKRGRSLLKKSTILFIGAGRMAESILSGLVQSPNVKDIYVSNHRNKEKLIYLQKKYQIIPSLNWREDIEKADMVVLAMPPEVHLSLLQDMKPFIHHHFVVTIAAGIGPSFLEEHLPENTPAAWVIPNTASEIGQSMSLVSYGKAVLDNHKSMLKQVLDAIGEAEECTEEQVHQLTAITGSAPAFLYAFSESLIEQAESYGVSHETAVRLVSQMMAGSSSMLKAKLAPKELREQVTTPGGATAEGMKVLQEGGFDDLIKKAVIATNKKAMGKWQE encoded by the coding sequence ATGATAAAGAGAGGAAGAAGTTTATTGAAAAAAAGCACGATTTTATTTATTGGGGCAGGCCGAATGGCGGAATCCATCTTATCTGGACTTGTACAATCTCCAAACGTAAAAGACATTTACGTTTCGAATCATAGGAATAAGGAAAAGCTGATTTACCTTCAGAAAAAGTATCAGATAATCCCTTCTTTAAATTGGAGGGAAGATATTGAAAAAGCGGATATGGTTGTTCTTGCAATGCCGCCAGAGGTTCATTTGAGTTTATTGCAGGATATGAAGCCTTTCATTCATCATCATTTCGTTGTCACAATAGCTGCCGGGATCGGGCCTTCTTTCCTGGAAGAGCATCTGCCTGAGAATACGCCGGCTGCATGGGTAATCCCTAATACTGCATCAGAAATTGGCCAATCCATGTCACTTGTTTCATATGGAAAGGCTGTTCTTGATAATCATAAAAGCATGCTGAAGCAAGTGCTCGATGCCATTGGAGAAGCTGAGGAGTGTACAGAAGAACAGGTTCATCAATTAACAGCGATAACCGGAAGCGCCCCAGCCTTTCTATATGCATTTTCTGAGAGTCTGATTGAGCAGGCTGAGTCCTACGGCGTCTCGCATGAAACGGCTGTCAGGCTTGTCTCGCAGATGATGGCTGGCTCATCTTCTATGCTGAAAGCAAAGCTTGCGCCAAAAGAACTTAGAGAGCAAGTGACAACACCGGGAGGAGCTACAGCTGAGGGAATGAAAGTCCTTCAAGAAGGCGGGTTTGACGACTTGATAAAAAAAGCAGTCATTGCAACTAATAAAAAAGCAATGGGCAAATGGCAGGAATAA
- a CDS encoding ribonucleoside-diphosphate reductase subunit alpha — translation MATTMATIIFNELTLEKSPFSEIRIKNFIDEIGHDFKELDLDDYSTRIIQSIEGRSEYTTSQISNLLILEGLSNISELEPQWTYFCARIYLRKLYKEAAFNRNQHNGYDSFLNLIKTLTDKGIYSPHLLNAYSHEEIESLSSIIQPEKDKLFTYIGLRTLSDRYLARDFDKKVFELPQERYLVIAMTLMANEKTEHRLQLVKEAYWALSNLYMTVATPTLSNAGKPVGQLSSCFIDTVDDSLQGIFDSNTDIANLSKSGGGIGVYLGKIRSRGSDIKGFKGVSSGVIPWMKQLNNTAVSVDQLGQRKGAIAVYLDVWHKDIFSFLDSKLNNGDERLRTHDLFTGVCLPDLFMEQAENRGDWHLFDPHEVRKVMGYSLEDFYDEGKGFGSFRDKYWECVNHPDLSKQTVPAIEIMKGIMKGQLESGTPFMFYRDEVNRSNPNSHKGMVYCSNLCTEITQNQSATTMDEQFTEDGKIITVKTPGDFVVCNLSSINLARAAGDEVLERLITIQVRMLDNVIDLNDIPVMQAKLTNQKYRAVGLGTFGWHHLLALKRLKWEDEEAVQYADKLYEEIAFYTIQASMKLAAEKGAYPVFEGSKWHTGEYFESRDYTSENMPWDELKQQVMEKGLRNGYLMAVAPNASTSILAGSTASIDPIFQKMYSEEKKDYKIPVTAPDLNAETTWYYKSAYFIDQMWSIRQNAARQKHIDQSVSFNFYVQNTIKAKELLNLHLSAWKAGLKTTYYVRSTSSAIEDCESCAS, via the coding sequence ATGGCAACCACAATGGCAACTATTATTTTTAATGAACTGACACTTGAAAAATCCCCATTTTCAGAAATACGGATTAAGAACTTCATAGATGAAATCGGACACGACTTCAAAGAGCTTGACCTGGATGATTACAGCACAAGAATCATCCAAAGCATCGAAGGCCGCAGCGAATACACAACATCCCAAATCTCCAATCTCCTTATTCTCGAAGGCCTCTCCAATATTAGTGAGCTTGAGCCTCAATGGACTTACTTTTGTGCTCGCATTTATCTAAGAAAGCTTTATAAGGAAGCTGCATTCAACCGCAATCAGCATAATGGATATGATTCGTTTCTGAACCTGATCAAAACACTCACTGATAAGGGCATATACAGTCCGCATTTGCTTAACGCTTATTCACATGAAGAAATAGAAAGCCTCTCATCCATCATTCAGCCGGAAAAAGACAAGCTGTTTACATATATTGGACTTCGCACTCTGTCTGACCGCTATTTAGCAAGAGATTTTGATAAAAAAGTATTTGAATTGCCTCAGGAACGTTATCTGGTCATTGCCATGACACTAATGGCCAATGAAAAGACAGAGCATCGTCTGCAGCTTGTCAAAGAAGCTTACTGGGCACTCAGCAATTTGTACATGACCGTTGCTACACCGACGCTTTCAAATGCCGGCAAGCCTGTTGGCCAGCTGTCGAGCTGTTTTATAGATACAGTAGATGATAGTCTGCAAGGAATCTTTGACAGCAATACAGATATTGCAAATCTTTCAAAGTCAGGCGGAGGCATTGGAGTTTATTTAGGAAAAATCCGCAGCCGCGGAAGTGACATCAAAGGCTTTAAAGGGGTCTCATCCGGTGTAATCCCATGGATGAAGCAGCTGAATAATACGGCAGTAAGCGTAGATCAGCTCGGTCAAAGAAAAGGAGCAATCGCTGTCTATTTGGATGTGTGGCATAAAGATATCTTTTCATTCCTGGATTCAAAGCTGAATAATGGCGATGAACGTTTAAGAACTCACGATTTATTTACAGGTGTCTGCTTGCCGGATCTTTTCATGGAGCAGGCGGAAAACCGCGGCGACTGGCATTTATTTGATCCGCATGAAGTCCGTAAAGTGATGGGGTATTCCTTAGAAGATTTCTATGATGAAGGAAAAGGCTTCGGCTCGTTCCGCGATAAGTATTGGGAATGCGTTAATCATCCTGATCTATCTAAACAAACCGTACCTGCTATTGAAATTATGAAAGGCATCATGAAAGGCCAGCTTGAATCAGGCACCCCATTCATGTTTTATCGTGATGAAGTAAACCGCAGCAATCCGAATTCACATAAAGGCATGGTCTATTGCAGCAATCTATGTACAGAAATCACTCAGAATCAGAGTGCAACGACTATGGATGAGCAATTCACAGAAGACGGCAAAATCATCACCGTTAAAACGCCGGGGGACTTTGTTGTCTGTAATCTGTCATCTATTAATCTGGCAAGAGCTGCGGGTGATGAAGTGCTGGAGCGCCTTATTACCATCCAGGTCAGAATGCTCGATAACGTGATTGATCTCAATGACATACCTGTGATGCAGGCTAAACTCACCAATCAGAAATACCGCGCAGTGGGCCTTGGAACATTCGGATGGCATCACCTGCTTGCTTTAAAACGTCTGAAATGGGAAGACGAAGAAGCCGTACAGTATGCTGACAAATTATATGAAGAGATTGCCTTTTACACGATCCAGGCAAGTATGAAGCTTGCTGCTGAAAAAGGAGCCTATCCAGTTTTTGAGGGATCAAAATGGCATACCGGAGAGTATTTCGAAAGCAGAGATTACACATCCGAAAATATGCCATGGGATGAATTAAAACAGCAGGTAATGGAAAAAGGGCTTCGCAACGGCTACTTAATGGCGGTGGCGCCAAATGCTTCAACCTCCATTCTTGCAGGCAGTACAGCGAGCATCGATCCAATTTTCCAAAAAATGTACTCTGAAGAGAAAAAGGATTATAAAATACCTGTTACTGCTCCAGATTTAAATGCCGAAACCACATGGTACTACAAGTCAGCCTATTTTATTGATCAAATGTGGAGCATCAGGCAAAATGCCGCAAGACAAAAGCATATTGATCAATCGGTTTCGTTTAATTTTTATGTACAGAACACGATAAAAGCAAAAGAATTGCTGAACTTGCACCTATCAGCCTGGAAGGCAGGTTTAAAGACCACCTATTATGTCCGGTCTACTTCAAGTGCCATAGAAGACTGTGAGTCTTGCGCTAGCTAA
- a CDS encoding ribonucleotide-diphosphate reductase subunit beta: protein MTHSLKARSIMDAGAPNKSTAIINGSSSNVLNWDDVSYPWAYAKYKKMLANFWTPFEINMSGDIKQFPQLSQEEQDAFLKIIGLLALLDSIQTDYAGKVSEYITDSSINALMIMLAQQEVIHNHSYSYVLSSIVPKHVQDEVFEYWRSEPILRKRNEFVTNGYQDFAEDPNVSNLLKSIVYDVILEGLFFYSGFAYFYNLARNQKMVATSTMINYINRDEQIHVDLFVKIFKEVLREYPEYHTEELAAFVKETFMEAAALEIEWGRFIIGNKIDGIHMKDVEDYIKFYANVRCNQLGFDRPFEENRTNPLKWIKAYEEVDLGKSDFFEQKSRQYTKVNSIDNGFDDL from the coding sequence ATGACACATTCATTGAAAGCAAGGTCAATTATGGATGCCGGGGCACCAAACAAGTCCACAGCCATTATTAACGGCAGCAGCTCCAATGTATTGAATTGGGACGACGTTTCCTATCCCTGGGCTTACGCAAAATATAAAAAAATGCTGGCAAACTTCTGGACACCATTTGAAATTAATATGTCCGGCGATATTAAGCAGTTCCCCCAATTATCACAAGAAGAGCAGGATGCTTTTCTGAAAATCATCGGTCTGCTGGCACTGCTTGACAGCATCCAGACCGATTATGCAGGAAAGGTCTCAGAATATATAACAGATTCAAGCATTAACGCATTGATGATTATGCTCGCACAGCAGGAAGTCATCCATAATCATTCATACTCTTATGTTCTGTCAAGCATTGTTCCGAAGCACGTGCAGGATGAAGTATTTGAATATTGGAGAAGCGAACCTATTTTAAGAAAGCGGAACGAGTTTGTCACGAATGGGTATCAGGACTTTGCCGAGGATCCCAATGTCAGCAATCTTCTTAAATCCATTGTGTATGATGTCATTCTTGAAGGTCTGTTTTTTTACTCAGGTTTTGCTTATTTCTACAACCTTGCCCGCAATCAAAAAATGGTCGCTACAAGCACGATGATTAACTACATTAACCGTGATGAACAAATACACGTAGATTTGTTTGTGAAAATCTTCAAAGAAGTGCTGCGAGAGTACCCGGAATATCATACAGAGGAACTCGCAGCTTTTGTCAAAGAAACCTTTATGGAAGCTGCTGCTCTTGAAATTGAGTGGGGACGCTTTATCATAGGCAATAAAATAGACGGAATTCATATGAAGGACGTTGAGGATTATATAAAATTTTATGCAAATGTCAGGTGCAATCAGCTTGGCTTTGACCGCCCATTTGAGGAAAACCGGACCAATCCGCTGAAGTGGATTAAAGCTTATGAAGAAGTAGATCTCGGAAAGTCTGATTTCTTTGAGCAAAAATCACGGCAGTATACGAAAGTTAACTCCATCGACAACGGATTTGATGACCTGTAA
- a CDS encoding thioredoxin family protein: MSLNTWFAKGLTAQEYIEKMNVNKEEMNAIYQKFSLDEDDVSILESIRNQSLRVIVLTEDWCGDAMLNNPILLKIAEEAGMDVRFLLRDSNLELMDQYLTNGTSRAIPIFIFIDQEGNEKAVWGPRAPKIQQLVDRLRKPLPDKEDPEFKAKQSEMIQTLTASYKEDESLWKEVSYSIITTLKKKRLHV, translated from the coding sequence ATGTCACTAAATACGTGGTTCGCTAAAGGATTAACTGCACAGGAATATATCGAAAAAATGAATGTAAATAAAGAAGAAATGAACGCAATCTACCAGAAGTTTTCATTAGATGAAGACGATGTATCCATTCTTGAGAGCATCCGCAATCAATCCCTTCGCGTCATTGTTCTGACAGAGGACTGGTGCGGGGATGCTATGCTGAACAACCCCATTCTATTAAAAATTGCAGAAGAGGCAGGAATGGACGTCCGCTTTTTGCTGCGCGACTCTAACTTGGAGCTAATGGATCAATATTTAACAAACGGTACATCACGTGCAATCCCCATCTTTATTTTCATCGATCAAGAAGGAAACGAAAAAGCTGTCTGGGGACCCCGCGCTCCAAAAATCCAGCAGCTCGTTGACCGTTTAAGAAAACCGCTGCCGGATAAAGAGGACCCTGAATTCAAAGCAAAGCAATCAGAAATGATTCAAACATTAACAGCATCCTATAAAGAAGACGAATCGCTGTGGAAAGAAGTTTCATACAGCATTATTACCACGCTTAAGAAGAAGAGATTACACGTTTAA
- a CDS encoding YitT family protein, producing the protein MEPHQMSVIKQHKKLPKAEIGKRMVLICFGAVLMAIGLEIFLVPNRVIDGGIVGISIILSHLTKVKLGIYLFFLNVPFFFIGYNQIGKTFALSTLLGVGVMSFTTALLHPVPVLTEDLLLASVFGGIILGIGVGLVIRYGGSLDGTEVLAILFNKQSPFSVGEIIMFFNLFILGSAGFVFGWDRAMYSLIAYFIAYKTIDVVVQGLDESKSAWIISENPDEVGQAILARLGRGVTYLNGEGAYTGDNKKVIFCVITRLEEAKLKSIVEELDPSAFLAVANITEVRGGRFKKKSIH; encoded by the coding sequence ATGGAGCCCCATCAAATGTCCGTCATCAAACAGCACAAAAAGCTGCCAAAGGCTGAAATTGGCAAACGCATGGTGCTGATTTGTTTCGGTGCAGTCTTGATGGCAATAGGTCTGGAAATTTTCCTCGTCCCTAATCGTGTGATAGATGGCGGGATTGTGGGAATTTCTATTATCCTTTCTCATCTGACGAAAGTTAAGCTTGGTATTTACTTGTTTTTTCTGAATGTGCCCTTTTTCTTCATTGGGTATAACCAGATTGGAAAGACGTTTGCTCTTTCCACTTTGTTAGGTGTAGGAGTTATGTCTTTTACGACGGCTTTGCTTCATCCTGTTCCTGTTTTGACGGAGGATCTCTTGCTTGCATCTGTGTTTGGCGGAATTATACTTGGCATCGGAGTCGGTCTGGTCATCAGGTACGGAGGATCACTTGACGGTACAGAAGTTCTGGCGATTTTATTTAATAAGCAATCTCCTTTTTCCGTCGGGGAGATTATCATGTTTTTTAACCTGTTTATTTTAGGAAGTGCCGGTTTTGTATTTGGCTGGGACCGTGCAATGTATTCTCTTATTGCTTATTTCATTGCTTATAAAACGATTGACGTGGTCGTACAGGGACTTGATGAATCGAAATCGGCATGGATTATAAGCGAGAATCCGGATGAGGTGGGTCAGGCAATCTTAGCCCGCCTCGGCCGCGGAGTTACGTACTTGAACGGCGAAGGAGCGTATACTGGCGATAATAAAAAGGTCATTTTTTGTGTGATTACAAGACTGGAAGAAGCGAAGTTAAAATCAATTGTAGAGGAATTAGATCCTTCTGCTTTTTTAGCTGTTGCCAATATTACGGAAGTAAGAGGCGGCCGCTTTAAAAAGAAGAGCATCCATTAA